From a region of the Apis mellifera strain DH4 linkage group LG2, Amel_HAv3.1, whole genome shotgun sequence genome:
- the LOC724792 gene encoding testin isoform X1 yields the protein MNNVDINDRPKWLLELENRKRKPRLAHEAGAGAPCVLCKISCPGLDLHFWRKICKNCKCNKDDHDVDDDDFPQFDLLFGTSKKYKKKSILLHINDGKKYVEEAFEWIPPNTTKELAVDYMRALPIDKLPIKGSAGAALRRQLLQKQLPLHDIDYKNCDKLSDQEKKQFEKYLENIKRYVGQGIVTKILSARPYDGSLVTPVNATDMQRFNPQNKLNLSPSFVQLRTPSSFAPKCSYKKNVHENINVHEFCALEAPNNYSNIKNNQIFEKYNITSNDNESIRSSNQNIKNVTSENLNLNDTVVTNVNSKITLPSNSSECYKEAYKDIFKNPSTSILNSKSINDNIDVETLLVDALLPSSVHTTDVIKSTLDEKSLMYIREKLTNKYSNQENQKQINIPNFAKNLDSNNSQNKNFPININKETDQVTTITTINNPEMLIPSKEKFQNIEKNTYDSTETLNIENSKENKSLTSSKMMENQFLSSTSSSQQSSNINNYEATLNSFTTPSTIIHSEKLEKQIFPYETISTAKQSEDLINAEHLKNVMDQLTINSKLQKCHKCKEEIHVGDVAVITEKAKNAIWHPGCFVCNMCNELLVDLVYFYYKNKLYCGRDLAILLGIPRCFACDELIFVREYTVAEGHNYHVKHFCCWDCDVPLAGKQYITENDRPLCLLCYQKSYAKTCNLCNKIIAADQKGVAVKDLNFHATEACFCCYICNKNLLSSKFAVKEKKIFCSKECISNFLHSQITN from the exons atgaataatgtgGATATAAATGATCGTCCGAAATGGTTGCTAGAATTGGAAAATCGGAAAAGaaag ccTCGATTGGCACATGAAGCTGGAGCTGGAGCACCTTGTGTTCTTTGCAAAATATCATGTCCAGGTTTAGATTTACatttttggagaaaaatttgtaaaaactgTAAATGCAATAAAGATGATCATGAtgttgatgatgatgatttcCCACAATTTGATTTGTTGTTTGGAacctcaaaaaaatataagaagaaatcaatat tattacatataaatgatGGAAAGAAATATGTAGAAGAAGCATTTGAATGGATACCACCAAATACAACGAAAGAACTTGCTGTAGATTATATGAGAGCTTTACCTATAGATAAGTTACCTATTAAAGGATCAGCTGGTGCAGCTTTAAGAAGACAATTATTGCAAAAGCAATTACCTCTTCAtgatatagattataaaaattgtgataaattaagtgatcaagaaaaaaaacaatttgaaaaatatttagaaaatataaaaagatatgtaGGACAAGGAATAGTAACAAAG ATATTAAGCGCTCGTCCATATGATGGATCATTAGTAACACCTGTGAATGCTACTGATATGCAACGTTTTAATCCACAAAACAAACTTAATTTATCACCAAGCTTTGTACAATTACGTACACCAAGTAGTTTTGCTCCAAAatgttcatataaaaaaaatgtgcatgaaaatataaatgtccATGAATTTTGTGCTCTAGAAGCAccaaataattatagtaatattaaaaataatcaaatttttgagaaatataatataaccagCAATGATAATGAAAGTATTAGAAGtagtaatcaaaatataaaaaatgtaacatcTGAAAACTTGAATTTAAATGATACAGTAGTTACAAatgtaaattctaaaataacatTACCTTCAAATTCATCTGAATGTTATAAAGAAgcatataaagatatattcaaaaatccaTCAACttctatattaaattccaaatcaatcaatgataatattgatGTTGAAACTTTATTAGTAGATGCTTTATTACCATCTAGTGTACATACAACTGATGTAATTAAAAGTACGTTAGATGAGAAAAGTCTAATGTATATACGTGAAAAACtcacaaataaatatagtaatcaagaaaatcaaaaacaaatcaatattcccaattttgcaaaaaatttagattcaaataattcgcaaaataaaaattttcccataaatattaataaagaaactgATCAAGTAACTACTATTACTACCATAAATAATCCTGAAATGTTAATtccatcaaaagaaaaatttcaaaatatagaaaaaaatacttatgatTCTACAGAAACtcttaatatagaaaattcaaaagaaaataaatcattaacttCTTCGAAAATGAtggaaaatcaatttctttcatcAACTTCATCATCACAACAGTCttctaatatcaataattatgaaGCAACACTAAATAGCTTTACAACACCTTCCACTATTATTCATTCTGAAAAACTAGAAAAGCAAATTTTTCCGTATGAAACTATTTCTACAGCAAAACAATCAGAAGATCTTATAAATGCAGAACATCTTAAAAATGTCATGGatcaattaacaataaattctaaattacaaaaatgtcATAAatgtaaagaagaaattcatgTTGGTGATGTTGCTGTAATTACAGAAAAAGCTAAAAATGCAATATGGCATCCAGGATGTTTCGTATGTAATATGTGTAATGAATTGCTAGTAGATTTAGtatacttttattacaaaaataaattatattgtggtAGAGATTTAGCAATATTATTAGGAATTCCTAGATGTTTTGCTTGCGATGAA CTTATTTTTGTACGAGAATATACCGTTGCAGAAGGTCATAATTATCATGTAAAACATTTTTGCTGTTGGGACTGTGATGTTCCATTAGCtggaaaacaatatattacagAGAATGATCGTCCACTATGTCTTTTGTGTTATCAAAAATCATATGCAAAAACATGTAACTTATGTAACAAGATAATTGCTGCTGATCAAAAAGGTGTTGCTGTTaaggatttaaattttcatgcaACAGAAGCTTGTTTTTGCTGTTAcatatgcaataaaaatttattaagtagTAAATTTGcagttaaagagaaaaaaatattttgtagtaAGGAAtgcatttctaattttttacattcacaaataacaaattaa
- the LOC724792 gene encoding testin isoform X2 — protein sequence MNNVDINDRPKWLLELENRKRKPRLAHEAGAGAPCVLCKISCPGLDLHFWRKICKNCKCNKDDHDVDDDDFPQFDLLFGTSKKYKKKSILLHINDGKKYVEEAFEWIPPNTTKELAVDYMRALPIDKLPIKGSAGAALRRQLLQKQLPLHDIDYKNCDKLSDQEKKQFEKYLENIKRYVGQGIVTKILSARPYDGSLVTPVNATDMQRFNPQNKLNLSPSFVQLRTPSSFAPKCSYKKNVHENINVHEFCALEAPNNYSNIKNNQIFEKYNITSNDNESIRSSNQNIKNVTSENLNLNDTVVTNVNSKITLPSNSSECYKEAYKDIFKNPSTSILNSKSINDNIDVETLLVDALLPSSVHTTDVIKSTLDEKSLMYIREKLTNKYSNQENQKQINIPNFAKNLDSNNSQNKNFPININKETDQVTTITTINNPEMLIPSKEKFQNIEKNTYDSTETLNIENSKENKSLTSSKMMENQFLSSTSSSQQSSNINNYEATLNSFTTPSTIIHSEKLEKQIFPYETISTAKQSEDLINAEHLKNVMDQLTINSKLQKCHKCKEEIHVGDVAVITEKAKNAIWHPGCFLIFVREYTVAEGHNYHVKHFCCWDCDVPLAGKQYITENDRPLCLLCYQKSYAKTCNLCNKIIAADQKGVAVKDLNFHATEACFCCYICNKNLLSSKFAVKEKKIFCSKECISNFLHSQITN from the exons atgaataatgtgGATATAAATGATCGTCCGAAATGGTTGCTAGAATTGGAAAATCGGAAAAGaaag ccTCGATTGGCACATGAAGCTGGAGCTGGAGCACCTTGTGTTCTTTGCAAAATATCATGTCCAGGTTTAGATTTACatttttggagaaaaatttgtaaaaactgTAAATGCAATAAAGATGATCATGAtgttgatgatgatgatttcCCACAATTTGATTTGTTGTTTGGAacctcaaaaaaatataagaagaaatcaatat tattacatataaatgatGGAAAGAAATATGTAGAAGAAGCATTTGAATGGATACCACCAAATACAACGAAAGAACTTGCTGTAGATTATATGAGAGCTTTACCTATAGATAAGTTACCTATTAAAGGATCAGCTGGTGCAGCTTTAAGAAGACAATTATTGCAAAAGCAATTACCTCTTCAtgatatagattataaaaattgtgataaattaagtgatcaagaaaaaaaacaatttgaaaaatatttagaaaatataaaaagatatgtaGGACAAGGAATAGTAACAAAG ATATTAAGCGCTCGTCCATATGATGGATCATTAGTAACACCTGTGAATGCTACTGATATGCAACGTTTTAATCCACAAAACAAACTTAATTTATCACCAAGCTTTGTACAATTACGTACACCAAGTAGTTTTGCTCCAAAatgttcatataaaaaaaatgtgcatgaaaatataaatgtccATGAATTTTGTGCTCTAGAAGCAccaaataattatagtaatattaaaaataatcaaatttttgagaaatataatataaccagCAATGATAATGAAAGTATTAGAAGtagtaatcaaaatataaaaaatgtaacatcTGAAAACTTGAATTTAAATGATACAGTAGTTACAAatgtaaattctaaaataacatTACCTTCAAATTCATCTGAATGTTATAAAGAAgcatataaagatatattcaaaaatccaTCAACttctatattaaattccaaatcaatcaatgataatattgatGTTGAAACTTTATTAGTAGATGCTTTATTACCATCTAGTGTACATACAACTGATGTAATTAAAAGTACGTTAGATGAGAAAAGTCTAATGTATATACGTGAAAAACtcacaaataaatatagtaatcaagaaaatcaaaaacaaatcaatattcccaattttgcaaaaaatttagattcaaataattcgcaaaataaaaattttcccataaatattaataaagaaactgATCAAGTAACTACTATTACTACCATAAATAATCCTGAAATGTTAATtccatcaaaagaaaaatttcaaaatatagaaaaaaatacttatgatTCTACAGAAACtcttaatatagaaaattcaaaagaaaataaatcattaacttCTTCGAAAATGAtggaaaatcaatttctttcatcAACTTCATCATCACAACAGTCttctaatatcaataattatgaaGCAACACTAAATAGCTTTACAACACCTTCCACTATTATTCATTCTGAAAAACTAGAAAAGCAAATTTTTCCGTATGAAACTATTTCTACAGCAAAACAATCAGAAGATCTTATAAATGCAGAACATCTTAAAAATGTCATGGatcaattaacaataaattctaaattacaaaaatgtcATAAatgtaaagaagaaattcatgTTGGTGATGTTGCTGTAATTACAGAAAAAGCTAAAAATGCAATATGGCATCCAGGATGTTTC CTTATTTTTGTACGAGAATATACCGTTGCAGAAGGTCATAATTATCATGTAAAACATTTTTGCTGTTGGGACTGTGATGTTCCATTAGCtggaaaacaatatattacagAGAATGATCGTCCACTATGTCTTTTGTGTTATCAAAAATCATATGCAAAAACATGTAACTTATGTAACAAGATAATTGCTGCTGATCAAAAAGGTGTTGCTGTTaaggatttaaattttcatgcaACAGAAGCTTGTTTTTGCTGTTAcatatgcaataaaaatttattaagtagTAAATTTGcagttaaagagaaaaaaatattttgtagtaAGGAAtgcatttctaattttttacattcacaaataacaaattaa
- the LOC726570 gene encoding CWF19-like protein 2 — translation MKHKKYKSKSKYERKKLKKKEKRRHKKKSKESDSNSSEEEQEWIEKPICERTFKEQNIFITSKKEEFSKREDWMNIKSILPCVFNEKKKEFSNSDKNIDKSDMNKLNQNKKELNPYWKNGGNGLPEKNSTNAQPKIDINWLKKGLQRAKEQAESQNKNLKDIVAERWGSLEMIESMISESKESPIKNRSKFENQYNNEKCENRQFSNYIQNSNKNNQYKNDNINDDYFNNSSNKINNFVERNLKSKISNNDEKEFNSNNFILKNAYNDDVNIETKPLTEAEMNKLGAKIVKAEIMGNIKLADELKMQLQKAREIIQNTQICNIEKIPDIILTQTDAKGITRPLEPRIQSIESLQNMKRKNAETHVFGKKVRHYFDDDKYSLQKLFQKEKGRSTNEDDATFMKAACKGLDMDEIFEEHITYIKTDKKQNEKDRLIAIKEHEHLSKSLDNCYWCIDSKYMLKHMIIAMDSEICLSLPQYTSLTIGHCIITPLQHIACQLQLDENIWEKLKLFKRALYKMFMDQNQYPVFYEIYKSSYKFSHMRLECVPIPKEIGELAPIYFKKALLECETEWSMNKKIINLEHKDIRQAIPNGLSYFMVEFETNKGYAHVIEDEHMFSKNFAEEIIGGMLDLKHNIWRKPKKENVDQQHEKVLKFSKIWKKYEYEIKNYN, via the exons atgaaacataaaaaatataaaagcaaaTCTAaatatgagagaaaaaaattaaaaaaaaaagaaaaaagaaggcataaaaagaaatctaaagaATCTGATTCTAATAGt agcGAAGAAGAACAGGAATGGATAGAAAAACCAATATGTGAAAGAACATTcaaagaacaaaatatatttattacatcaaaaaaagaagaattttctaaaagagAGGATTGGATGAACATAAAAAGTATACTTCCATGTGTAtttaacgagaaaaagaaagaattttctaattctgataaaaatattgataaatctgATATGAATaagttaaatcaaaataagaaagaattaaatccaTATTGGAAAAATGGAGGTAATGGTCTtcctgaaaaaaattcaacaaatgcACAaccaaaaatagatataaattggTTAAAAAAAGGTCTTCAACGAGCAAAAGAACAAGCAGAAAgtcaaaataagaatttaaaagacaTTGTAGCAGAAAGATGGGGT tctTTAGAAATGATAGAATCAATGATATCTGAATCAAAAGAATCgccaataaaaaatagatctaaatttgaaaatcaatataataatgaaaaatgtgaaaatagacaattttcaaattacatacaaaattcaaacaaaaataatcaatataaaaatgataat ataaatgatgattattttaataatagttcaaacaaaataaacaattttgttgaaagaaatttaaaatctaaaatatcaaataatgatgaaaaagaatttaattcaaataattttatattaaagaatgcTTATAATGATGATGTAAATATAGAAACAAAACCTTTGACAGAAGCAGAAATGAATAAGCTAGGGGCAAAAATTGTTAAAGCTGAAATAATGGGTAATAtt AAACTTgctgatgaattaaaaatgcaattacAAAAAGCGAgagaaattatacaaaatacacaaatatgtaatatagaaaaaattccaGATATAATTCTAACACAAACTGATGCAAAAG gtATTACAAGACCATTAGAACCCAGAATTCAATCTATAGAATCTTTGCAAaatatgaaacgaaaaaatgcAGAGACACATGTTTTCGGAAAGAAAGTGAGACATTATTTTGATGATGACAAATATTCACTACAAAAATTA ttccagaaagaaaaaggaagatctACAAATGAAGATGATGCAACATTTATGAAAGCTGCTTGTAAG ggTTTAGATATGGATGAGATATTTGAAgaacatattacatatattaagaCAGATAAAAAACAGAATGAAAAAGATCGTTTAATTGCTATTAAGGAACATGAACATTTATCAAAAAGTTTAGATAATTGTTATTGGTGTattgattcaaaatatatgttGAAACATATGATTATTGCAATGGATTCTGAAATTTGTTTAAGTCTTCCTCAATATACTTCTTTGACTATTGGACATTGTATAATAACACCTTTACAACATATTGCTTGCCAATTACAattagatgaaaatatttgggaaaaattaaag ttaTTTAAAAGAGCTTTATATAAGATGTTTATGGATCAAAATCAATATCcagtattttatgaaatatataaaagttcttACAAATTTTCACATATGCGATTGGAATGTGTTCCAATACCAAAAGAAATTGGTGAATTAGcaccaatatattttaaa AAAGCCTTATTAGAATGTGAAACAGAATGgtcaatgaataaaaaaataatcaatcttGAACATAAAGATATACGTCAAGCTATTCCAAATGGTCTATCATATTTTATGGTagaatttgaaacaaataaaggATATGCTCATGTTATTGAAGATGAGCACatgttttcaaagaattttgcagag gaAATTATAGGCGGAATGTTagatttaaaacataatatatggCGGaaaccaaaaaaagaaaatgttgatCAGCAACatgaaaaagtattaaaattttcaaaaatatggaaaaaatatgaatatgaaataaaaaattataattaa
- the LOC726589 gene encoding dentin matrix acidic phosphoprotein 1 has translation MIESDQSDKEQQDEMSSLAISNNSADINEHGKKRLREEISENQTLNVPSKKLCISIDETKSDKYDIENISALHTEEIKDNIKDIKKIDNNKDKIMLEESTSEITKDSDVETSNIKNNEISINNETEIKKEKESNISLDIKQQENVESIINLNVKNVTMEETMEMLDKEDNVKPKRKNRKFKTEDAEVVEGLELSVECASDKGSSSSSESEDRNKRQFMPKTIIIKAKPNDSELEISSSEEDKLDSQNISKLKCKKTIKGKKRNRTSFSAIKNTDSEENNDDNSDEDYSPKTKKKLRKSTKSSIESKKEYNKAKKGIKKSIENLDGEDENSNITEELKSEESISDIKSGKSKSENESEDSEDTSSDGKRKKSIKAEDDKRIQMLKKYIRIAGIHVKSYNDLWANCKSNTAKIRCLKELLTKNGIIGRPTVEKCKKAKKRNERLKDVAELNTSNIISEGRITRAQRNKDPNKESMKISETPTKHRETRNTFKRVLTVIDSDSE, from the exons atgattgaatCTGATCAAAGTGATAAAGAACAACAGGATGAAATGTCATCTTTagcaatttctaataattctgcagatataaatgaacatggaaaaaaaaggttacgagaagaaatttcagaaaatcaaACATTAAATGTACCTTCTAAAAAACTATGTATATCTATTGATGAAACAAAATCTGATAAATAtgacattgaaaatatttcagcaTTACATactgaagaaataaaagataatataaaggatataaaaaaaattgataataacaaagataaaataatgttagaaGAAAGTACAAGTGAAATAACAAAAGATTCAGATGTTGAAacatctaatattaaaaataatgaaatatcaattaataatgaaactgaaattaaaaaagaaaaagaatctaatatttcattagatataaaacaacag gaaaatgtagaatctataataaatctcAATGTAAAAAATGTTACAATGGAAGAAACAATGGAAATGCTTGATAAAGAAGATAATGTTAagccaaaaagaaaaaatagaaaatttaaaactgaAGATGCTGAGGTTGTAGAAGGTTTGGAACTTTCTGTAGAATGTGCTAGTGATAAAGGATCTTCAAGTTCTTCTGAAAGtgaagatagaaataaaaggcAATTTATGCCCAAAACTATAATTATCAAAGCAAAACCTAATGATTCAGAACTTGAAATTAGTTCTTCTGAAGAAGATAAATTAGATTCACAGAATATATCTAaactaaaatgtaaaaaaactataaaagggaaaaaaagaaatagaacatCTTTCagtgcaataaaaaatactgattctgaagaaaataatgatgataattcaGATGAAGATTATAGTCCAAAAACTAAAAAGAAACTTAGGAAATCTACAAAATCATCTatagaatcaaaaaaagagtataataaagcaaaaaaaggaataaaaaaatcaattgaaaatttagatggtgaagatgaaaattctaatataacaGAAGAGCTAAAATCAGAAGAAAGTATATCTGATATAAAATCAGGAAAAAGCAAAAGTGAAAATGAAAGTGAAGACAGTGAAGATACTTCTAgtgatggaaaaagaaagaaaagtata aaagctgaagatgataaaagaatacaaatgttaaaaaaatacattagaaTTGCTGGAATACATGTAAAATCTTATAATGATCTTTGGGCTAATTGTAAATCAAATACTGCAAAAATAAGGTGTCTCAAAGAATTATTGacaaaaaatggaattattgGCAGACCAACtgtagaaaaatgtaaaaaagctaaaaaaagaaatgaaagactTAAAGATGTTGCTGAATTAAATACAAGCAATATTATTTCAGAag gaCGTATCACACGTGCTCAGAGAAATAAAGATCCTAATAAagaatcaatgaaaatatctGAAACACCTACGAAACATCGCGAAACACgtaatacatttaaaagaGTTTTAACTGTTATTGACAGTGATTCAGAATGA